From a region of the Corallococcus coralloides DSM 2259 genome:
- a CDS encoding tetratricopeptide repeat protein: MSTSPSKTLSPTELAKLEHSFASDPSSDAYKPLAEAYLDLGRFMEAMVVCKKGVKAHPTAADPRLLLARVYAAQNKDKKALEEVMGALQVQPEDKAALRMAGVLQIKGGEQDVGRGNLLKAYQADPGDPETVTLLQQYKVEIPRPAAPTPVLAPVAAPPPAAAEAPAAATVPVTAPPAAAEAPAATPVGRINAPSQQAARTARPASDSAPRPTQRRPQVVVEEVEDDDDEPASRRKGAPKSNGSKMLSLVLLILIPLFAGGYGFYSAQAKKRGRELKKNLDAATEQLKHDSFDSYKKACAAADLALEVDPDSTAAHGYLAYAYAIRWGEHGGGDDARRQAEEHLAAAQKGKELSSHLIAAQALIKTYSGDGKGALASLETQVKELNDQNKASSLLYLTLGLIQMNAGDLERARDSLERAQALAPDDPRVYAGLGAVYRRLGQDNTAWKNYDFALRYEKDHPESLLGRSLLMLEQDEPNYAVASRDIKKLLEAEPPPSPRQLATAQLARSLLIARVALAMPSLKPDMQQKMTEATGVPADPAKAKQEVTKAEETGFALDKQNPELNLIKGRRLLAEGNFDAAAEEIRKAIRADGSRAQFHVELAKALMGKPGGEKEASEALVTALKTMGDSPKLVVMLGNAYRRQNKLDDALAQYQRAVKDPKAKNPEARLAMGAIYRERSDWDKAKDQLEKASQEFFGQPDRVANALTELGRVYQGKGDAAKADETYQRALQADENYSPVYYFYAQLLSKDAKQSGKVKTLAAEYVRREPKGEFLADAQRLAGN; this comes from the coding sequence ATGTCCACCTCCCCATCGAAGACGTTGAGCCCCACCGAGCTCGCGAAGCTTGAGCATTCGTTCGCTTCCGACCCCTCGTCGGATGCCTACAAGCCCCTGGCGGAGGCGTACCTCGACCTGGGTCGCTTCATGGAGGCGATGGTCGTCTGCAAGAAGGGCGTCAAGGCGCACCCGACCGCGGCCGATCCCCGCCTCCTGCTCGCGCGCGTCTACGCGGCGCAGAACAAGGACAAGAAGGCGCTCGAAGAGGTGATGGGCGCCCTCCAGGTCCAGCCGGAGGACAAGGCCGCCCTGCGCATGGCGGGCGTGCTGCAGATCAAGGGCGGCGAGCAGGACGTCGGCCGCGGCAACCTGCTCAAGGCCTACCAGGCGGACCCCGGCGATCCGGAGACCGTCACGCTCCTCCAGCAGTACAAGGTGGAGATCCCCCGCCCCGCGGCACCCACGCCGGTGCTCGCGCCCGTGGCCGCGCCGCCCCCGGCCGCCGCTGAAGCGCCCGCCGCGGCGACCGTCCCCGTGACGGCCCCGCCCGCCGCCGCTGAAGCGCCCGCCGCCACGCCCGTGGGCCGCATCAACGCGCCTTCGCAGCAGGCGGCCCGCACGGCGCGCCCTGCGTCGGACTCTGCCCCGCGCCCCACCCAGCGTCGTCCGCAGGTGGTGGTGGAAGAGGTCGAGGACGACGACGACGAGCCGGCGTCGCGCCGCAAGGGCGCGCCCAAGAGCAACGGCAGCAAGATGCTGTCGCTGGTCCTGCTCATCCTCATCCCGCTGTTCGCGGGTGGATACGGCTTCTACTCGGCGCAGGCCAAGAAGCGCGGCCGCGAGCTCAAGAAGAACCTGGACGCCGCCACCGAGCAGCTGAAGCACGACTCGTTCGACAGCTACAAGAAGGCGTGCGCGGCGGCGGACCTGGCGCTGGAGGTGGACCCGGACTCCACCGCGGCCCACGGCTACCTGGCGTACGCGTACGCCATCCGCTGGGGTGAGCACGGCGGCGGCGACGATGCGCGCCGGCAGGCCGAGGAGCACCTGGCGGCGGCCCAGAAGGGCAAGGAGCTGTCCAGCCACCTCATCGCCGCGCAGGCGCTGATCAAGACGTACAGCGGTGACGGCAAGGGCGCGCTGGCCTCCCTGGAGACGCAGGTCAAGGAGCTCAACGACCAGAACAAGGCGTCCTCGCTCCTGTACCTCACGCTGGGCCTCATCCAGATGAACGCGGGCGACCTGGAGCGCGCGCGTGACAGCCTGGAGCGCGCGCAGGCGCTGGCGCCGGATGATCCGCGCGTCTACGCGGGCCTGGGCGCGGTGTACCGCCGGCTGGGCCAGGACAACACCGCCTGGAAGAACTACGACTTCGCCCTTCGCTACGAGAAGGACCACCCGGAGTCCCTCTTGGGTCGCTCGCTCCTGATGCTGGAGCAGGACGAGCCGAACTACGCGGTGGCCAGCCGGGACATCAAGAAGCTGCTGGAGGCGGAGCCCCCGCCGAGCCCCCGTCAGCTCGCCACCGCGCAGCTCGCGCGCTCGCTGCTCATCGCCCGCGTGGCGCTGGCCATGCCTTCGCTCAAGCCGGACATGCAGCAGAAGATGACCGAGGCCACGGGCGTGCCGGCGGATCCCGCCAAGGCGAAGCAGGAGGTCACGAAGGCGGAGGAGACCGGCTTCGCGCTCGACAAGCAGAACCCGGAGCTCAACCTCATCAAGGGCCGCCGCCTGCTGGCGGAGGGCAACTTCGACGCGGCCGCGGAAGAGATCCGCAAGGCCATCCGCGCGGACGGCAGCCGCGCGCAGTTCCACGTCGAGCTGGCCAAGGCCCTCATGGGCAAGCCGGGCGGTGAGAAGGAGGCCTCCGAGGCGCTCGTCACCGCGCTCAAGACGATGGGCGACAGCCCCAAGCTGGTGGTGATGCTGGGCAACGCCTACCGCCGCCAGAACAAGCTGGATGACGCGCTCGCGCAGTACCAGCGCGCGGTGAAGGACCCCAAGGCGAAGAACCCGGAGGCCCGGCTCGCCATGGGCGCCATCTACCGGGAGCGCTCGGACTGGGACAAGGCGAAGGACCAGCTGGAGAAGGCCAGCCAGGAGTTCTTCGGCCAGCCGGACCGCGTCGCCAACGCGCTCACGGAGCTGGGCCGCGTCTACCAGGGCAAGGGCGACGCCGCGAAGGCGGACGAGACCTACCAGCGCGCGCTGCAGGCCGACGAGAACTACTCGCCGGTGTACTACTTCTACGCGCAGCTGCTCTCCAAGGACGCCAAGCAGTCGGGCAAGGTCAAGACGCTGGCCGCCGAGTACGTGCGGCGCGAGCCCAAGGGCGAGTTCCTCGCCGACGCGCAGCGGCTCGCGGGGAACTGA